The Salvia miltiorrhiza cultivar Shanhuang (shh) chromosome 1, IMPLAD_Smil_shh, whole genome shotgun sequence genome has a window encoding:
- the LOC130992620 gene encoding stemmadenine O-acetyltransferase-like, whose product MEREIISSESVKPSCPTPQNLRRYKFSMLDQIFPPMPNPCVVYFRCTAQLINDPDSFTSHLTEQLKRSLSVMLTRFYPLAGRASGEGEFIDCNDDGVPFTVARFRGHKLSELLTSPRPDLLLPCALDWGTKPGPDSAVALIQVSCFDCGGFAIGVVFWHKVVDGVTLLVFLRSWAATARGGKEPVCPNYIAQDMFPQKEQMPVQLGSAADIAKIGKSIVRRYVFYSSAISSLKSKVSDVERPSPVEVVSALIWKCFMSASLANGKSTSLLTQTLDLRRRARPPFPAECFGNFLTLAPATSNNNENAELGALVRKMRDSISKVDDDYINRMRGDRGLMGYYENLQLLWTEYSQEFDFLPISSVCGLDAYDVDYGWGKPVWYSKCDISNESEVWNRVWLIDTRNGDGIEAWVILEDKYMSVFDQVEELRALASVDPCPTSHIYRSRF is encoded by the exons ATGGAACGCGAAATAATCTCAAGCGAAAGCGTGAAGCCATCTTGTCCGACGCCCCAAAATCTCCGACGCTACAAGTTTTCGATGCTGGACCAGATTTTCCCCCCAATGCCAAATCCATGCGTCGTCTATTTCCGATGCACAGCGCAATTAATCAATGATCCAGATTCATTCACTTCTCATCTAACGGAGCAGCTGAAGCGATCGCTATCCGTTATGCTGACCCGATTCTACCCGCTGGCGGGTAGAGCGAGCGGAGAGGGCGAATTTATTGACTGCAACGACGATGGCGTTCCCTTCACTGTCGCCAGATTCAGAGGTCACAAGCTGTCGGAGCTTCTCACAAGTCCCCGCCCCGATCTCCTGCTTCCGTGCGCTTTAGACTGGGGAACTAAGCCGGGCCCCGATTCCGCCGTCGCGCTGATACAAGTCAGCTGTTTCGACTGCGGTGGCTTTGCGATCGGAGTGGTTTTCTGGCATAAGGTGGTGGATGGGGTGACTCTGCTGGTTTTTCTTCGGTCGTGGGCTGCGACGGCGCGTGGAGGTAAAGAGCCGGTTTGCCCCAACTACATCGCGCAGGATATGTTTCCGCAGAAAGAGCAAATGCCGGTGCAGCTTGGCTCCGCCGCCGATATCGCCAAGATTGGGAAATCAATCGTAAGAAG GTACGTATTTTACAGCTCAGCAATATCATCACTGAAATCTAAAGTATCCGACGTGGAACGCCCCTCGCCAGTTGAAGTCGTGTCAGCCCTAATATGGAAGTGCTTCATGTCTGCATCTCTTGCAAACGGCAAATCTACTTCACTTCTCACACAAACTTTGGACCTCCGTCGCCGAGCCCGACCCCCCTTCCCCGCGGAATGCTTTGGCAATTTCCTAACGCTGGCGCCGGCGACAAGCAACAACAACGAGAACGCCGAGCTGGGAGCACTAGTTAGAAAAATGAGAGACTCCATAAGCAAGGTCGACGACGATTACATCAACAGGATGCGCGGTGACAGAGGATTGATGGGATATTACGAGAATCTCCAACTACTATGGACGGAATATTCTCAAGAATTCGATTTTTTGCCCATCTCAAGTGTGTGTGGACTTGATGCTTATGATGTTGATTACGGATGGGGGAAGCCAGTGTGGTATAGTAAATGCGATATTAGCAATGAATCGGAGGTGTGGAATAGGGTTTGGTTGATAGACACTAGAAACGGCGATGGGATAGAAGCGTGGGTGATTCTTGAAGATAAATATATGTCGGTTTTCGATCAAGTCGAGGAGTTGAGAGCTCTTGCTTCTGTTGATCCTTGTCCCActtcacatatatatagatcacGATTTTAA
- the LOC130992637 gene encoding stemmadenine O-acetyltransferase-like, with protein MEREIISSANVKPSSPTPQNLRRYNFSMLDQIFPPMPVPVIFYFPNTAQINDPDSLISQITQRLTRSLSVILSRFYPLAGRASGESDFIDCNDAGVPFAVARFRGHELSELLTDPRPDLLLPCGVDWDGKAGPDSGAVALVQVNCFECGGFAIGVVFWNKVVDGPTVVAVLRSWGAAARGGKEAVCPNYMAQHMFPHKEHMPAQLGSTADIIKTGKSIVRRYVFYTSAISSLKSKVSDVEQPSSVEVVSAIIWKCFMYASLANGKSTSFITQTLDLRRRAQPPFPPEWFGNFQALAPATSRNDQNVALGALVRKIRDSTNKINDDYINRMRGDGGLMGYYKNLRLAWIQYSQEFDILPISSVCGLDVYDVDFGWGKPVWFSKCDTSNDSEMGSVWNRVWLIDTRNGDGIEAWVILEDEYMSVFDQVQELRTLASVDPNPLHI; from the exons atggaACGCGAAATAATCTCAAGCGCAAACGTGAAACCCTCTTCTCCGACGCCTCAAAATCTCCGACGCTACAATTTTTCGATGCTGGACCAGATTTTCCCGCCAATGCCTGTTCCCGTCATCTTCTACTTCCCAAATACAGCGCAAATCAACGATCCAGATtcattaatttctcaaattacgCAGCGGCTGACCCGATCGCTATCCGTGATTTTGTCCCGGTTCTACCCGTTGGCCGGGAGAGCGAGCGGAGAGAGCGACTTCATCGACTGCAACGACGCCGGCGTTCCCTTCGCCGTCGCCAGATTCAGAGGCCACGAGCTGTCGGAGCTTCTGACGGATCCCCGCCCCGATCTCCTGCTGCCGTGCGGTGTCGATTGGGACGGTAAGGCCGGCCCTGATTCCGGCGCCGTCGCGCTGGTACAAGTGAACTGTTTCGAGTGCGGCGGCTTTGCGATCGGAGTGGTTTTCTGGAACAAGGTGGTCGACGGACCGACGGTTGTGGCGGTTCTTCGGTCGTGGGGTGCGGCGGCGCGTGGGGGTAAGGAGGCGGTCTGCCCGAACTACATGGCGCAGCATATGTTTCCGCATAAAGAGCATATGCCGGCGCAGCTTGGTTCCACCGCGGATATCATCAAAACTGGAAAATCCATCGTCAGAAG GTATGTATTTTACACCTCCGCAATATCATCACTCAAATCTAAAGTATCCGACGTGGAACAGCCCTCGTCAGTTGAAGTCGTGTCAGCCATAATTTGGAAGTGCTTCATGTATGCATCTCTCGCAAACGGTAAATCCACTTCCTTCATCACACAAACCTTGGACCTCCGCCGTCGAGCCCAGCCGCCGTTCCCCCCGGAATGGTTCGGCAATTTCCAAGCGCTGGCACCGGCGACAAGCCGCAACGACCAAAACGTGGCCCTGGGAGCACTTGTTAGAAAAATAAGGGACTCCACAAACAAGATCAACGACGATTACATCAATAGGATGCGCGGCGACGGAGGCCTGATGGGCTACTACAAGAATCTCCGGCTAGCGTGGATCCAATATTCTCAAGAATTCGACATTTTGCCCATCTCAAGTGTGTGTGGTCTTGATGTTTACGATGTTGATTTCGGATGGGGGAAGCCGGTGTGGTTTAGTAAATGCGACACTAGCAATGATTCGGAGATGGGGTCGGTTTGGAATAGGGTTTGGTTGATAGACACTAGAAATGGAGACGGAATAGAAGCTTGGGTGATTCTCGAAGATGAATATATGTCGGTGTTTGATCAAGTTCAAGAGTTGAGAACTCTTGCTTCTGTTGATCCTAATCCACTTCATATATGA
- the LOC130992590 gene encoding stemmadenine O-acetyltransferase-like produces MEREIKIISSANVKPSSPTPRNLRHYKFSMLDQIFPPTALALALYYPNTTQINDPDSFASQIMQQLTRSLSVILTRFYPLAGRASGEGEFIDCNDAGVPFTVARFSGHELSEHLADPRPDLLLPCGTDWGTDPGPDSAVALIQVNCFDCGGVAIGAVFWHKVVDASTVSAILRSWGAAARGSKEPVCPNYIAQYMFPQKEEMPVPLGSTTDIAKTGKSVVRRYIFDTSAISSLRSKLSSVKLPSRVEVVSALLWKCFMSASLVNGKSTSLLAQTLDLRRRAQPPFPPECFGNFLALAPATSTNDENAELGDLVKKMRDSITKIDDDYINRMRGDEGLMGYYENLRLMWTEYSQEVDILPISSVCGHGVYDIDFGWGKPVWSSRCETSNIDSEMGLVWNRIWLTDTRFGDGIEAWVILEDKYMSVFDQVEELRAIASVDPSPTLYLRSRF; encoded by the exons atggaacgtgaaataaaaataatctcAAGCGCAAACGTGAAGCCATCATCTCCGACGCCTCGAAATCTCCGACACTACAAGTTTTCGATGCTGGACCAGATTTTCCCGCCAACGGCTCTTGCCTTGGCCCTCTATTACCCAAACACGACGCAAATCAACGATCCAGATTCGTTTGCTTCTCAAATAATGCAGCAGCTGACCCGATCGCTATCCGTGATTTTGACCCGGTTCTACCCGCTGGCCGGGAGAGCGAGCGGAGAGGGTGAATTCATCGACTGCAACGACGCCGGCGTTCCCTTCACGGTCGCTCGATTCAGCGGCCACGAGCTGTCGGAGCATCTGGCGGATCCCCGCCCCGATCTCCTGCTGCCGTGCGGTACCGATTGGGGTACTGACCCCGGCCCTGATTCCGCCGTCGCGCTGATACAAGTCAACTGCTTTGACTGCGGCGGCGTAGCGATCGGGGCGGTGTTCTGGCACAAGGTGGTCGATGCGTCGACGGTGTCGGCGATTCTTCGGTCGTGGGGTGCGGCGGCGCGTGGGAGCAAGGAGCCGGTTTGCCCTAACTACATCGCGCAGTATATGTTTCCGCAGAAGGAGGAGATGCCGGTGCCGCTTGGTTCCACCACTGATATCGCCAAGACCGGGAAGTCAGTCGTCAGAAG ATATATATTTGACACGTCAGCAATATCATCACTGAGATCGAAATTATCCAGTGTGAAACTCCCCTCGCGGGTTGAAGTAGTGTCAGCCCTGCTCTGGAAATGTTTCATGTCTGCATCTCTGGTAAATGGTAAATCCACATCCTTACTCGCACAAACCTTGGACCTCCGCCGCCGAGCCCAGCCGCCGTTTCCCCCAGAATGCTTTGGCAATTTCCTGGCGCTGGCGCCGGCGACGAGCACCAACGACGAAAACGCCGAGTTAGGAGATCTAGTAAAAAAAATGAGGGACTCTATAACCAAAATCGACGACGACTACATCAACAGAATGCGCGGCGATGAGGGGTTGATGGGCTATTACGAGAATCTCCGACTGATGTGGACGGAATATTCTCAAGAAGTCGACATTTTGCCCATTTCGAGCGTATGTGGTCATGGTGTTTACGACATTGATTTCGGATGGGGCAAGCCGGTGTGGTCTAGTAGATGCGAGACTAGCAATATTGATTCAGAGATGGGATTGGTTTGGAACAGGATTTGGTTGACCGACACTAGATTTGGAGATGGAATAGAAGCTTGGGTGATTCTTGAAGATAAATATATGTCGGTGTTCGATCAAGTTGAGGAGTTGAGAGCTATTGCTTCTGTTGATCCTAGTCCCACTTTGTATCTAAGATCACGATTTTAA